From the genome of Flavobacterium ovatum, one region includes:
- a CDS encoding glycoside hydrolase family 31 protein yields MITNTELEYKGDLYPSKIISHEHEVDSVYFYTNNSVILKVTILRDSMLRFRYTTKGYFSNDFSYAIDENHSHGYNFLEVDEKATYFQIKTSKVICKIQKDDLRISILDIEGKVILEDELGFHWEESYEFGGNIVKMSKASRDGESFYGLGDKATQMNLKGKRLENFATDQYAYQKDQEPLYKVVPFYIGLHNKQSYGIFFDNTFRTNFDFCHDRRNVTSFWAEGGEMNYYFIYGPKMQDVVVSYTDLTGKPELPPLWTLGFHQCKWSYYPESNVKEVTAKFRELKIPCDAIYLDIDYMDGFRCFTWNKEYFPDPKRMVSELAADGFKTVVIIDPGIKIDKEYSVYQEALAKDYFCKRADGPYMKGKVWPGECNFPDYTNPEVREWWAGLFKELVADIGVKGVWNDMNEPAVMEVPNKTFPMDVRHDYDGNPCSHRKAHNIYGTQMARATYHGMKKFAYPKRPFVITRSAYSGAQRYTSSWTGDNVATWEHLWLANIQVQRLNISGMGFTGSDIGGFAEQPTGELYARWIQLGVFHPFCRTHSSGDHGNQEPWAFDEEVVDITRKFINLRYQLLPYLYTMFWQYIEDGIPMLKPLVYFDQEDIQTHYRNDEFIFGNQILVCPILEPNSLGRRMYVPRGQWYNYWTNSLLKGGKEKWVDSKFDEIPIFVKAGAIIPKYPVQQYVGELDFDELTLDLYYKEGVEKSVVYEDAQDGYDYKKGRFSFLSFQVTGKENELIIQLHKDGKYETNYSKYKINLIGLPFKVKNIEINNEKIVFEKKTLVKENYLIVPKEFNVLHIIGE; encoded by the coding sequence AATAGATGAAAATCATTCCCATGGGTATAATTTTCTTGAAGTTGATGAAAAAGCAACTTACTTTCAGATTAAAACAAGTAAAGTTATTTGTAAAATCCAAAAAGATGATCTTCGAATTTCTATTTTAGATATTGAAGGAAAAGTTATTTTAGAGGATGAGTTGGGTTTTCACTGGGAAGAAAGTTACGAGTTTGGTGGAAACATAGTTAAGATGAGTAAAGCTTCCAGGGATGGAGAATCTTTCTACGGACTTGGGGATAAAGCGACTCAAATGAATCTAAAAGGAAAGAGATTAGAAAACTTTGCCACAGATCAATATGCATATCAAAAAGACCAAGAGCCGCTTTACAAAGTAGTTCCATTTTATATTGGATTACACAATAAACAATCATACGGGATATTCTTTGACAATACTTTTAGAACAAATTTTGACTTTTGTCATGATCGAAGAAATGTGACTAGTTTTTGGGCTGAAGGAGGGGAAATGAACTACTATTTTATTTATGGGCCTAAAATGCAAGACGTTGTGGTTTCCTATACTGATTTAACAGGGAAACCAGAATTACCGCCTTTGTGGACTTTAGGCTTTCACCAATGTAAATGGAGCTATTATCCAGAGAGTAATGTCAAAGAAGTAACAGCAAAATTTAGAGAACTTAAAATTCCATGTGATGCTATCTATTTGGATATTGATTACATGGACGGTTTTAGGTGTTTTACTTGGAACAAAGAATATTTTCCAGATCCAAAACGAATGGTTTCAGAATTAGCCGCTGACGGTTTTAAAACAGTAGTTATCATTGACCCTGGTATAAAAATAGACAAGGAATATTCAGTTTATCAAGAAGCGCTGGCTAAAGATTATTTTTGTAAAAGAGCCGATGGTCCTTATATGAAAGGAAAAGTGTGGCCCGGAGAATGTAATTTTCCAGACTATACAAATCCTGAGGTTAGAGAGTGGTGGGCAGGATTATTTAAAGAATTAGTTGCAGATATAGGAGTAAAAGGAGTTTGGAATGATATGAATGAACCTGCCGTTATGGAAGTCCCTAATAAAACATTCCCAATGGATGTTCGGCATGATTATGATGGTAATCCATGTAGTCACAGGAAAGCGCATAATATTTATGGTACGCAAATGGCAAGAGCAACTTATCATGGTATGAAGAAATTTGCTTACCCAAAACGACCTTTTGTGATTACGCGTTCAGCCTATTCTGGAGCACAACGTTATACTTCGTCATGGACAGGTGATAATGTCGCCACTTGGGAGCATTTATGGTTAGCTAACATTCAAGTTCAACGTCTAAATATTTCAGGAATGGGATTCACAGGTTCTGATATAGGAGGATTTGCAGAACAACCTACGGGTGAATTATACGCTCGTTGGATTCAATTGGGAGTATTTCATCCATTTTGTAGAACGCATTCTTCCGGTGATCACGGAAACCAAGAACCTTGGGCATTTGACGAAGAAGTAGTCGATATTACACGAAAATTTATAAATCTCCGTTACCAATTACTCCCATATCTATATACTATGTTCTGGCAATATATTGAAGATGGAATTCCGATGTTGAAACCTTTGGTTTATTTTGATCAAGAAGATATACAAACACATTATCGTAATGACGAATTTATTTTTGGTAATCAGATTTTGGTTTGTCCAATTTTAGAACCTAATTCTTTAGGTAGGAGAATGTATGTCCCTAGAGGTCAGTGGTATAATTATTGGACTAATTCTTTGTTAAAAGGAGGGAAAGAAAAGTGGGTAGATTCAAAATTTGATGAAATCCCTATTTTTGTAAAAGCAGGTGCCATTATTCCAAAATATCCTGTGCAACAATATGTGGGTGAATTAGATTTTGACGAATTAACTCTAGACTTATATTATAAAGAAGGAGTTGAAAAATCTGTAGTTTATGAAGATGCTCAAGATGGGTATGATTACAAAAAAGGACGATTCAGTTTCTTGTCTTTTCAGGTTACAGGTAAGGAGAACGAATTAATAATTCAGTTGCATAAAGACGGGAAATACGAAACAAATTATTCTAAATATAAAATTAACTTAATTGGTTTGCCTTTTAAAGTGAAAAATATTGAAATTAACAATGAAAAGATAGTTTTTGAAAAAAAAACATTAGTAAAAGAAAATTATCTGATTGTGCCTAAGGAGTTTAATGTATTGCATATTATTGGGGAATAA
- a CDS encoding M48 family metallopeptidase, with product MKKHSLLIGICSLGLLFSCATNPLTGKKTLNFVSNSELFPSAFQQYGEFLKENKVISGTTDARRVENVGVRIKGAAERYLASLGQTEYLKDYRWEYKLVESKDINAWCMPGGKIVVYSGIMPIAKNDAGLATVMGHEVSHALANHGAQRMSASQIQSLGAVGVAVATGGQSAEKQQMWQQYYGIGSQVGGMLPFSRSHETEADKIGLVLMAIAGYNPEESIDFWTRMSANSGGQAPAEMLSTHPSDATRIANLKAMVPEAKAIAAKFGVNFK from the coding sequence ATGAAAAAACATTCACTATTAATAGGAATTTGCTCATTAGGATTATTATTCTCGTGTGCAACTAATCCACTCACAGGAAAGAAAACGTTAAATTTTGTTTCGAATAGTGAGCTTTTTCCTTCAGCTTTTCAACAATACGGTGAATTCTTAAAAGAAAACAAAGTCATTTCGGGTACAACAGATGCAAGAAGAGTAGAAAATGTAGGTGTTAGAATAAAAGGAGCAGCCGAAAGGTATTTAGCTTCTTTGGGACAGACTGAATACTTAAAAGATTATCGTTGGGAATATAAATTAGTCGAAAGCAAAGATATTAATGCTTGGTGTATGCCAGGAGGTAAAATAGTTGTCTATTCAGGGATTATGCCTATTGCTAAAAATGATGCAGGACTAGCAACTGTTATGGGTCACGAAGTTTCTCATGCTTTGGCTAATCATGGAGCACAACGTATGAGTGCTTCACAAATTCAATCACTTGGCGCAGTTGGTGTTGCAGTTGCTACAGGAGGTCAAAGTGCCGAAAAACAGCAAATGTGGCAACAATATTACGGTATTGGATCTCAAGTAGGAGGTATGTTGCCGTTTAGTCGTAGTCATGAAACAGAAGCTGATAAAATTGGATTAGTATTAATGGCTATTGCGGGTTATAATCCAGAAGAATCCATTGATTTTTGGACTAGAATGTCAGCTAATTCAGGAGGTCAAGCTCCAGCAGAAATGCTAAGCACGCACCCTTCTGATGCTACTAGGATTGCAAACCTTAAAGCTATGGTACCAGAAGCAAAAGCAATTGCTGCTAAATTTGGAGTTAATTTTAAATAA
- a CDS encoding MFS transporter → MSILQKGDKKLLNAWAFYDWANSVYTLTIASAIFPIFYDALFTEGNHYIDVFGLHLKNSALISFVTAIAFLVVSFISPLLSGIADYVGNKKTFMKFFCYLGAFSCMGLYWFELENIYSSLVFYFLGLIGYWGSLVFYNSYLPDIAFPEQQDKISAKGYSLGYIGSVLLLVINLAMIMKPKFFGISGTEGEAAMKAMRYSFVMVGVWWIIFSQYSYYYLPKGNKESQKKITKAIFFNGFKELKKVWHLLSDNIRLKMYLKSFFVYSMAVQTVMLVATYFGAQEIQWSSKEESTIGLIICILLIQLVAVLGAILTSKASGRWGNIPTLIVINIAWVLFCMLAYFITLPMHFYIMAIYAGLVMGGVQSLSRSTYSKLLPETEDTASFFSFYDVAEKIGIVIGMLVYGLIDQITGSPRFAIVFLAVFFITGVLLLYKIPKKSELIV, encoded by the coding sequence ATGTCAATTTTACAAAAAGGAGATAAGAAATTACTAAATGCTTGGGCATTTTACGATTGGGCAAATTCCGTTTACACACTTACTATTGCATCGGCTATTTTTCCTATTTTTTATGATGCGCTGTTTACAGAAGGTAATCATTATATTGATGTTTTTGGACTACATTTAAAAAACTCTGCTTTAATTAGTTTTGTTACGGCCATAGCATTTTTGGTGGTTTCGTTTATTTCTCCGTTGTTATCTGGTATAGCGGATTATGTGGGTAATAAAAAGACATTTATGAAGTTTTTTTGTTATTTGGGAGCTTTTTCATGTATGGGATTATATTGGTTTGAATTAGAAAACATATACTCCAGCTTAGTATTTTATTTTTTAGGATTAATTGGCTATTGGGGGAGTTTGGTATTTTATAACTCCTATCTTCCAGATATTGCTTTTCCAGAACAACAAGACAAGATAAGTGCCAAAGGATATTCATTAGGATACATTGGTAGTGTTTTGTTATTGGTAATCAATCTAGCAATGATTATGAAGCCAAAGTTTTTTGGAATATCAGGAACAGAGGGAGAAGCTGCAATGAAAGCAATGCGGTATTCATTTGTAATGGTTGGTGTTTGGTGGATAATATTTAGTCAATATTCCTATTATTATTTACCGAAGGGAAATAAAGAATCACAAAAAAAAATCACCAAAGCAATTTTCTTTAATGGCTTTAAAGAGCTTAAAAAAGTTTGGCATTTACTTTCGGATAATATTCGATTGAAAATGTATTTAAAAAGCTTTTTTGTTTATAGTATGGCGGTACAAACCGTAATGTTGGTCGCAACTTACTTTGGTGCTCAAGAAATTCAATGGTCATCAAAAGAAGAAAGTACCATTGGATTGATAATCTGTATTTTGTTGATACAATTGGTAGCGGTTTTAGGCGCAATTTTGACTTCGAAAGCTTCAGGAAGATGGGGGAATATTCCAACCTTAATTGTTATAAATATCGCTTGGGTACTATTTTGTATGCTCGCTTATTTTATAACTTTGCCTATGCATTTTTATATCATGGCAATTTATGCAGGACTCGTTATGGGTGGAGTTCAATCTTTGTCGCGCTCAACTTATTCAAAATTATTACCAGAAACAGAGGATACTGCATCCTTTTTTAGTTTTTATGACGTTGCTGAGAAAATTGGAATTGTTATAGGGATGCTAGTGTATGGGTTAATTGACCAAATCACAGGAAGTCCTAGATTTGCAATTGTATTTTTAGCTGTATTTTTCATAACTGGAGTCTTATTATTATATAAGATTCCTAAAAAATCAGAATTAATAGTTTAA